The following are encoded in a window of Bradyrhizobium guangdongense genomic DNA:
- a CDS encoding SDR family NAD(P)-dependent oxidoreductase, whose amino-acid sequence MRLQDKVAIVVGAGQSPGEGMGNGRATALTFAREGAKVLCVDHHLESAQETADLIAAKQGTAVAFRADVTKSGDIKAMVADAKSRWGRIDVLHNNVGVSLSGGDAELLDITEEAFDRVVAINLKSCILAAKEVIPIMRAQKSGAIINISSMAAITTYPYVAYKATKSAMIAFTEQLAYQNAEHGIRANVILPGLMNTPMAVDTRAREWHKSRAEVEAERDSKVPLRRKMGTAWDVANAALFLASDESNFITGVTLPVDGGASARRG is encoded by the coding sequence ATGCGCTTGCAGGACAAGGTTGCGATCGTCGTGGGCGCCGGCCAAAGCCCCGGCGAAGGCATGGGCAACGGCCGCGCAACCGCGCTGACCTTCGCGCGCGAGGGCGCGAAGGTGCTGTGCGTCGACCATCATCTGGAATCAGCGCAGGAGACCGCGGACCTGATCGCGGCAAAACAAGGCACCGCCGTGGCCTTCAGGGCCGACGTGACCAAGTCTGGCGACATCAAGGCGATGGTCGCCGACGCCAAATCGCGCTGGGGCCGCATCGACGTGCTGCACAACAATGTCGGTGTCAGCCTGTCCGGCGGCGATGCCGAACTGCTTGATATCACCGAGGAGGCGTTTGACCGCGTCGTGGCCATCAACCTGAAAAGCTGCATCCTCGCGGCGAAAGAGGTGATCCCGATCATGCGCGCGCAGAAGAGCGGCGCCATCATCAACATCTCCTCGATGGCGGCAATCACCACCTATCCTTATGTCGCCTACAAGGCGACGAAATCGGCGATGATCGCCTTCACCGAGCAGCTGGCTTACCAGAACGCCGAACATGGCATCCGCGCCAACGTCATCCTTCCTGGCCTGATGAACACGCCGATGGCCGTCGACACCCGCGCCCGCGAGTGGCACAAGAGCCGCGCCGAGGTCGAGGCCGAGCGCGACAGCAAGGTGCCGCTGCGCAGGAAGATGGGCACGGCCTGGGACGTCGCGAATGCCGCGCTGTTCCTCGCATCCGACGAGTCGAATTTCATCACGGGTGTGACGCTGCCGGTGGATGGCGGGGCCAGCGCGAGGCGGGGCTAG
- a CDS encoding cytochrome ubiquinol oxidase subunit II: MNLLDPQGPVAAANSTILVDSVFIMLTIVVPTIIAILAFAFWFRASNPKARFRPDFVYSGRVEMVVWAIPALTVILLGGVAWIGSHQLDPAAPVPGTGSPVRIQAVSLDWKWLFIYPDQRIATVNTLTVPAGAELNIQLTSSSVMNVFFIPQLGSMIYTMNGMVTKLNLRADNEGKFRGLSAHFSGDGFPDMMFDVNVISPLSFPDWVATTAKTDAVLNEDSYKKLMQQGIEKGRPTYRLEDPRLFDLIATQHIRPGPGPELASEAGRSQNGGHDAR; encoded by the coding sequence ATGAATCTGCTCGATCCACAAGGCCCTGTGGCTGCGGCCAACAGCACCATTTTGGTCGATTCCGTCTTCATCATGCTCACGATCGTGGTGCCGACCATCATTGCGATCCTGGCCTTTGCGTTCTGGTTTCGCGCCTCCAACCCGAAAGCGCGCTTCCGTCCCGACTTCGTCTATTCCGGACGGGTGGAGATGGTGGTGTGGGCGATTCCCGCACTCACAGTGATCCTGCTCGGCGGCGTCGCCTGGATCGGCTCGCACCAGCTCGATCCCGCAGCACCGGTACCGGGCACCGGCAGCCCGGTGCGCATCCAGGCCGTCTCGCTCGACTGGAAATGGCTCTTCATCTATCCCGACCAGCGCATTGCGACCGTCAATACGCTGACAGTGCCGGCGGGAGCAGAGCTGAACATCCAGTTGACATCATCGAGCGTGATGAACGTGTTCTTCATCCCTCAGCTCGGCAGCATGATCTACACCATGAACGGCATGGTGACGAAGCTGAACTTGCGCGCCGACAACGAGGGGAAGTTCAGGGGCCTCTCGGCGCATTTCTCCGGCGACGGCTTCCCCGACATGATGTTCGACGTCAACGTGATCTCGCCGCTGTCATTTCCGGATTGGGTGGCGACCACCGCGAAGACCGACGCCGTGCTGAACGAGGACAGCTACAAGAAGCTGATGCAGCAGGGCATCGAGAAGGGCAGGCCGACCTATCGGCTCGAAGACCCGCGCCTGTTCGACCTGATCGCGACCCAGCACATTCGCCCAGGGCCAGGGCCGGAGCTCGCATCCGAAGCCGGCCGGTCGCAGAATGGAGGCCACGATGCTCGGTAA
- a CDS encoding PQQ-dependent sugar dehydrogenase, protein MISRISHISLAAWLWVACVGAQAEPVLQGKDAFGDWQADKPGTVRLIRPQDLPAPGASRSVANPTRVTARGGATPLVPQGFKIELLADGLSDARVLRVAPNGDIFVAETGPGRIRVLRLGEGAKVATNEVFASGLNRPFGIAFFPNGDNPQWIYIANAGNIVRFPYRVGDLKASGKPEIVVANLAHGSGHSTRDIAFTPDGKRMLVSVGSASNVAEGMGSPPGGLEAWSRTQALGASWGYEAERAAVLSFTPEGKDRKLYATGIRNCVGLAIQPQTGLPWCSTNERDGLGDDLVPDYVTSVKEGAFYGWPWFYIGNNEDPRHAGARPDLKDKVTVPDVLLQAHSASLGMTFYQGPQFPSEYQGDAFAAEHGSWNRSKRTGYKVIRIKMKDGKPTDEYEDFVTGFVVNDAQVWGRPAGIAVTRDGSLLISEDTGGTVWRMTYSH, encoded by the coding sequence GTGATATCTCGTATTTCGCACATTTCCTTAGCCGCATGGCTGTGGGTTGCCTGCGTTGGCGCGCAAGCCGAGCCCGTGCTGCAGGGCAAGGACGCTTTCGGCGACTGGCAGGCGGACAAGCCCGGCACCGTCAGGCTGATCCGCCCGCAGGACTTGCCGGCGCCCGGCGCCTCGCGCTCGGTTGCGAACCCCACGCGCGTGACGGCGCGTGGTGGCGCGACGCCGCTCGTGCCACAGGGATTCAAGATCGAACTGTTGGCTGATGGCCTGTCCGACGCACGCGTGCTGCGCGTCGCGCCGAACGGCGACATTTTCGTTGCCGAGACCGGACCCGGACGCATTCGCGTGCTGCGTCTTGGGGAGGGCGCCAAAGTCGCGACCAACGAGGTCTTTGCCAGCGGACTCAACCGCCCGTTCGGAATCGCCTTCTTTCCGAACGGCGACAATCCGCAATGGATCTATATCGCCAATGCCGGCAACATCGTCCGCTTTCCCTATCGCGTCGGCGACCTGAAGGCCTCGGGTAAGCCCGAAATCGTGGTGGCGAACCTGGCGCACGGATCGGGCCATTCCACCCGCGATATCGCGTTCACGCCCGACGGCAAGCGCATGCTTGTGTCGGTGGGCTCCGCCAGCAACGTCGCAGAAGGCATGGGGAGCCCACCCGGCGGACTCGAAGCCTGGTCGCGCACGCAAGCCCTCGGCGCCTCCTGGGGGTATGAGGCAGAGCGTGCCGCGGTGCTCTCCTTCACGCCCGAAGGCAAGGACCGCAAGCTCTACGCTACCGGCATTCGCAACTGTGTCGGTCTTGCGATCCAGCCGCAGACTGGCCTGCCCTGGTGCTCGACCAACGAACGCGACGGCCTCGGCGACGATCTCGTACCCGACTACGTCACCAGCGTGAAGGAAGGCGCCTTCTACGGCTGGCCGTGGTTCTACATCGGCAACAACGAAGACCCGCGCCACGCTGGTGCGCGGCCGGATCTAAAAGACAAGGTGACGGTGCCCGATGTGCTGCTGCAGGCGCATTCGGCCTCGCTCGGTATGACCTTCTATCAGGGCCCGCAGTTTCCATCCGAGTACCAGGGCGACGCCTTTGCCGCCGAGCACGGCTCCTGGAATCGCTCGAAGCGCACCGGCTACAAGGTGATCCGGATCAAGATGAAGGATGGCAAGCCAACCGATGAGTACGAGGATTTCGTCACCGGCTTTGTCGTGAACGACGCGCAGGTATGGGGAAGGCCGGCCGGCATCGCGGTTACCAGGGATGGATCGCTGCTGATTTCGGAGGATACCGGCGGCACTGTCTGGCGGATGACGTATTCGCACTGA
- the cyoB gene encoding cytochrome o ubiquinol oxidase subunit I: protein MLGKLDWSAIPFDQPIPLIAGGVVLAAILAVLIWVVVKGHLPYLWHEWITSVDHKRIGVMYILLASVMLLRGGSDAIMMRIQQAVAYQSQGYLPPEHYNQIFSAHGTIMIFFVAMPFVIGLMNLVVPLQLGVRDVAFPTLNSVGFWLTATGALLVNLSLVIGEFARTGWLAFPPLSELSYSPGVGVDYYAWSLQISGVGTLVAGINLVTTVLKLRTKGMNYLRMPMFCWTTLASNLLIVAAFPILTATLAMLLLDRYLGFHFFTNEAGGNVMMFMNLIWAWGHPEVYILVLPAFGVYSEVVSTFSSKPLFGYRSMVLATMAICIISFMVWLHHFFTMGAGPDVNAIFGIASMIIAVPTGVKIYNWLFTMYGGRIRFATPMLWSVGFMVTFIIGGLTGVLVAVPPADFMLHNSMFLVAHFHNVIIGGVLFAAFAGFEYWFPKAFGFRLDERWGKVGFWFTFVGFWVTFMPLYIAGMLGMTRRMQHYDVAEWRPWMLVAAFGMLLLTIGVLAQITQLVVSIRNREALRDRTGDPWDGRSLEWATSSPPPVFNFAFYPDVRGEDPYWALKQHAKEQQLGDHSEPEYQDIEMPRNSPTGFVCAFFATVMGFALIWHIWWMVILGGVGAFATFVVFAWRDHDEYVIPAAEVERIDRLNIEERRDLVSLAGTL, encoded by the coding sequence ATGCTCGGTAAGCTCGACTGGTCGGCCATTCCGTTCGATCAGCCCATTCCGCTCATCGCGGGTGGCGTTGTACTGGCAGCTATCCTCGCGGTGCTCATCTGGGTCGTGGTGAAGGGGCATCTGCCCTATCTCTGGCACGAATGGATCACCAGCGTCGATCACAAGCGCATCGGCGTGATGTACATTCTGCTGGCCTCGGTGATGCTGTTGCGCGGTGGCAGCGACGCCATCATGATGCGGATCCAGCAGGCGGTCGCCTACCAGTCGCAGGGTTATCTCCCGCCGGAACACTACAACCAGATATTCTCGGCGCACGGCACCATCATGATCTTCTTCGTGGCGATGCCGTTCGTGATCGGGTTGATGAACCTCGTCGTGCCGCTTCAGCTCGGAGTGCGCGACGTCGCGTTCCCGACCCTCAATTCCGTCGGCTTCTGGCTGACCGCGACCGGCGCACTGCTGGTCAATCTCTCGCTGGTGATCGGTGAGTTCGCCCGCACGGGCTGGCTCGCCTTTCCGCCGCTGTCGGAGCTGTCCTATTCGCCCGGCGTCGGGGTCGATTACTACGCCTGGTCGCTGCAGATCTCCGGCGTCGGCACGCTGGTGGCCGGGATCAATCTCGTGACGACGGTGCTGAAGCTGCGCACCAAGGGCATGAACTACCTGCGCATGCCGATGTTCTGCTGGACCACGCTTGCCTCGAACCTGCTGATCGTCGCGGCGTTTCCGATCCTCACGGCCACGCTCGCGATGCTGCTGCTCGACCGTTATCTCGGCTTCCACTTCTTCACCAACGAAGCCGGCGGCAACGTGATGATGTTCATGAACCTGATCTGGGCCTGGGGACATCCGGAGGTCTACATCCTGGTGCTGCCGGCCTTCGGCGTCTACTCCGAGGTGGTGTCCACCTTCTCCAGCAAGCCGCTGTTCGGCTATCGCTCCATGGTGCTCGCGACCATGGCGATCTGCATCATCTCCTTCATGGTCTGGCTGCATCACTTCTTCACGATGGGGGCCGGGCCCGATGTCAACGCCATCTTCGGCATCGCCAGCATGATCATCGCGGTGCCGACCGGGGTGAAGATCTACAACTGGCTGTTCACGATGTATGGCGGCCGGATCCGTTTCGCGACGCCGATGCTGTGGTCGGTCGGCTTCATGGTGACGTTCATCATCGGCGGTCTGACGGGTGTCCTGGTGGCGGTACCGCCGGCGGATTTCATGCTCCATAACAGCATGTTCCTGGTCGCTCACTTCCACAACGTCATCATCGGCGGCGTCTTATTCGCCGCCTTCGCGGGCTTCGAATACTGGTTCCCCAAAGCGTTCGGCTTCCGCCTCGACGAACGCTGGGGCAAGGTGGGATTCTGGTTCACCTTCGTCGGATTCTGGGTGACTTTCATGCCGCTCTATATCGCGGGCATGCTGGGCATGACCCGGCGCATGCAGCATTACGACGTCGCGGAGTGGCGACCCTGGATGCTGGTGGCCGCGTTCGGCATGTTGTTGCTGACCATCGGCGTGCTCGCGCAGATCACGCAACTCGTGGTCAGTATCAGGAACCGCGAAGCTTTGCGGGATCGCACCGGAGATCCCTGGGACGGGCGTTCGCTCGAATGGGCGACTTCCTCGCCGCCACCGGTCTTCAACTTCGCGTTCTATCCCGATGTCCGTGGCGAGGACCCCTATTGGGCGCTGAAGCAGCATGCCAAGGAGCAGCAGCTCGGCGACCATTCGGAGCCGGAATATCAGGACATCGAGATGCCCAGAAATTCGCCGACCGGTTTCGTCTGCGCGTTCTTTGCCACCGTCATGGGCTTTGCGCTGATCTGGCACATCTGGTGGATGGTGATCCTCGGCGGCGTCGGCGCATTCGCGACCTTCGTCGTGTTCGCTTGGCGCGATCACGACGAATACGTCATACCGGCAGCCGAGGTCGAACGGATCGATCGTCTCAACATCGAGGAGCGTCGTGACCTCGTCAGCCTGGCGGGGACGCTCTGA